In the genome of Natator depressus isolate rNatDep1 chromosome 21, rNatDep2.hap1, whole genome shotgun sequence, one region contains:
- the TNNT2 gene encoding troponin T, cardiac muscle isoform X2 encodes MPNLVPPKIPDGEKVDFDDIHRKRMEKDLNELQGLIDAHFENRKKEEEELISLKDRIEHRRAERAEQQRIRSEREKERQARMAEERARREEEEARKKAEEDARKKKAFSNMLHFGGYLQKTEKKSGKKQTEREKKKKILSERRKPLNIDHLNEDKLRDKAKELWQSIHDLEAEKFELQEKFKRQKYEINVLRNRISDHQKV; translated from the exons ATGCCAAACTTGGTGCCTCCCAAGATCCCGGATGGGGAGAAAGTGGACTTTGAT GACATTCACCGCAAGCGCATGGAGAAGGATCTGAATGAGTTGCAGGGCCTGATCGATGCCCATTTCGAGAacaggaagaaagaggaagaggagcTGATCTCACTCAAGGACCGAATA gagCATCGGCGAGCGGAGCGGGCGGAGCAGCAGCGGATCCGCAGCGAGCGGGAGAAGGAGCGCCAGGCCCGCATGGCT GAAGAGAGAGCCcgcagagaggaagaggaggccaGGAAGAAGGCGGAAGAGGATGCCAGGAAGAAGAAGGCTTTCTCCAACATGCTGCATTTTGGGGGCTACCTGCAGAAG ACAGAGAAGAAAAGTGGGAAGAAACAAACGGAGcgggagaagaagaagaagatcctCAGCGAGCGGCGGAAGCCTCTGAATATCGACCACCTGAACGAAGACAAGTTGAG GGACAAGGCCAAGGAGCTGTGGCAGAGCATCCACGACCTGGAGGCTGAGAAATTCGAGCTGCAGGAAAAGTTCAAGCGGCAGAAATACGAG
- the TNNT2 gene encoding troponin T, cardiac muscle isoform X1, which translates to MPNLVPPKIPDGEKVDFDDIHRKRMEKDLNELQGLIDAHFENRKKEEEELISLKDRIEHRRAERAEQQRIRSEREKERQARMAEERARREEEEARKKAEEDARKKKAFSNMLHFGGYLQKTEKKSGKKQTEREKKKKILSERRKPLNIDHLNEDKLRDKAKELWQSIHDLEAEKFELQEKFKRQKYEIVTLTARCDELSKYSKAARGKTVVGGRWK; encoded by the exons ATGCCAAACTTGGTGCCTCCCAAGATCCCGGATGGGGAGAAAGTGGACTTTGAT GACATTCACCGCAAGCGCATGGAGAAGGATCTGAATGAGTTGCAGGGCCTGATCGATGCCCATTTCGAGAacaggaagaaagaggaagaggagcTGATCTCACTCAAGGACCGAATA gagCATCGGCGAGCGGAGCGGGCGGAGCAGCAGCGGATCCGCAGCGAGCGGGAGAAGGAGCGCCAGGCCCGCATGGCT GAAGAGAGAGCCcgcagagaggaagaggaggccaGGAAGAAGGCGGAAGAGGATGCCAGGAAGAAGAAGGCTTTCTCCAACATGCTGCATTTTGGGGGCTACCTGCAGAAG ACAGAGAAGAAAAGTGGGAAGAAACAAACGGAGcgggagaagaagaagaagatcctCAGCGAGCGGCGGAAGCCTCTGAATATCGACCACCTGAACGAAGACAAGTTGAG GGACAAGGCCAAGGAGCTGTGGCAGAGCATCCACGACCTGGAGGCTGAGAAATTCGAGCTGCAGGAAAAGTTCAAGCGGCAGAAATACGAG ATTGTCACACTCACTGCTCGCTGCGATGAGCTAAGCAAGTA
- the TNNT2 gene encoding troponin T, cardiac muscle isoform X3 yields the protein MPNLVPPKIPDGEKVDFDDIHRKRMEKDLNELQGLIDAHFENRKKEEEELISLKDRIEHRRAERAEQQRIRSEREKERQARMAEERARREEEEARKKAEEDARKKKAFSNMLHFGGYLQKTEKKSGKKQTEREKKKKILSERRKPLNIDHLNEDKLRDKAKELWQSIHDLEAEKFELQEKFKRQKYEIVTLTARCDELSK from the exons ATGCCAAACTTGGTGCCTCCCAAGATCCCGGATGGGGAGAAAGTGGACTTTGAT GACATTCACCGCAAGCGCATGGAGAAGGATCTGAATGAGTTGCAGGGCCTGATCGATGCCCATTTCGAGAacaggaagaaagaggaagaggagcTGATCTCACTCAAGGACCGAATA gagCATCGGCGAGCGGAGCGGGCGGAGCAGCAGCGGATCCGCAGCGAGCGGGAGAAGGAGCGCCAGGCCCGCATGGCT GAAGAGAGAGCCcgcagagaggaagaggaggccaGGAAGAAGGCGGAAGAGGATGCCAGGAAGAAGAAGGCTTTCTCCAACATGCTGCATTTTGGGGGCTACCTGCAGAAG ACAGAGAAGAAAAGTGGGAAGAAACAAACGGAGcgggagaagaagaagaagatcctCAGCGAGCGGCGGAAGCCTCTGAATATCGACCACCTGAACGAAGACAAGTTGAG GGACAAGGCCAAGGAGCTGTGGCAGAGCATCCACGACCTGGAGGCTGAGAAATTCGAGCTGCAGGAAAAGTTCAAGCGGCAGAAATACGAG ATTGTCACACTCACTGCTCGCTGCGATGAGCTAAGCAAGTA